A single window of Flavobacterium aestivum DNA harbors:
- a CDS encoding carbon-nitrogen hydrolase, with the protein MSKKKYKIAVIQLNLNDVAENNLKKCLSWVRDAANQGAEVISLPELYSSHYFCQSEDVDNFALAEPLYSTSFIAFSALAKELGVVIIVPFFEKRMAGIYHNSAYIINTDGTEAGLYRKMHIPDDPHFYEKFYFTPGDIGFKAFPTEKGKIGTLICWDQWYPEAARLTALQGADVLFYPTAIGWHPLEKEEYGENQHGAWMNVMKGHAVANGVYVAAANRIGLEQYIEGTAGIQFWGSSFIAGPQGEILAQASHDKEEILIAEVDLDLQENVRQNWPFFRDRRVDAFGDITKRAID; encoded by the coding sequence ATGTCAAAGAAGAAATACAAAATAGCGGTTATTCAATTGAATCTTAATGATGTCGCCGAAAACAACCTGAAAAAATGTTTGAGTTGGGTGCGAGATGCCGCCAATCAAGGTGCCGAAGTTATTTCACTACCTGAATTATACAGCAGTCATTATTTTTGTCAAAGTGAAGATGTCGACAATTTTGCTTTAGCAGAACCTTTGTATAGCACATCATTTATTGCTTTTAGCGCTTTAGCAAAAGAATTAGGTGTCGTAATCATTGTTCCTTTCTTCGAAAAAAGAATGGCAGGAATTTATCATAATAGTGCTTATATCATCAATACAGATGGAACAGAAGCAGGATTATACCGCAAAATGCATATTCCAGACGATCCTCATTTTTATGAAAAATTCTATTTTACTCCAGGTGATATAGGATTCAAAGCCTTCCCTACCGAAAAAGGAAAAATAGGAACTTTAATTTGTTGGGATCAATGGTATCCGGAAGCAGCTCGATTAACTGCTTTACAAGGTGCTGATGTGTTGTTTTACCCAACAGCAATTGGGTGGCATCCTCTTGAAAAAGAAGAATATGGCGAAAACCAACACGGTGCATGGATGAACGTAATGAAAGGTCATGCTGTGGCAAATGGTGTTTATGTAGCTGCCGCAAACAGAATTGGTTTAGAACAATATATTGAAGGAACTGCTGGAATTCAGTTTTGGGGATCATCATTTATTGCTGGACCTCAAGGTGAAATTTTGGCGCAAGCCTCACATGATAAAGAGGAAATCTTAATTGCTGAAGTAGACTTGGATTTACAGGAAAATGTACGTCAGAACTGGCCTTTCTTCAGAGACAGAAGAGTTGATGCTTTCGGAGATATTACCAAAAGAGCAATCGACTAA
- a CDS encoding MarR family winged helix-turn-helix transcriptional regulator: MKKSNPTGTVLYTIEQTIKEYRKISQKNIGKIVKDITVDQCLLLIVLNKNSNYSQKEIAELIFKDNTSITRIIELMVKKEYLTRKINEIDRRKFNLEITEKGKKTIELLTPVINKNRQDALKGLSENEIELLDKILIKILSNCKK, translated from the coding sequence ATGAAAAAAAGCAATCCAACAGGAACTGTTCTTTATACAATTGAGCAAACAATAAAAGAGTATAGAAAAATTTCACAGAAAAACATAGGGAAAATTGTAAAGGATATAACAGTGGACCAATGTCTATTATTGATTGTGCTTAATAAAAATTCTAATTATTCTCAAAAGGAAATAGCTGAATTGATTTTCAAAGACAATACTTCAATTACTAGAATTATTGAACTAATGGTAAAAAAAGAGTATCTGACAAGAAAAATAAACGAAATAGACAGAAGAAAATTTAACCTTGAAATAACGGAAAAAGGAAAAAAAACAATTGAATTGTTAACACCTGTCATAAACAAAAACAGGCAAGATGCTCTTAAAGGATTATCAGAAAATGAAATTGAATTATTGGATAAAATACTAATTAAAATACTTTCAAACTGTAAAAAATAA
- a CDS encoding SymE family type I addiction module toxin, protein MTNSRKLKIHSKYQARTYGSTTIPEIRLEGKWLDKLGFKEGQMVNIEQKKNKLTITIDNGQR, encoded by the coding sequence ATGACAAATTCAAGGAAACTCAAAATTCATTCAAAATATCAAGCAAGGACTTACGGATCAACAACTATTCCCGAAATTAGGCTTGAAGGCAAATGGCTTGACAAACTTGGTTTCAAGGAAGGACAAATGGTAAACATAGAACAAAAGAAAAATAAATTGACAATTACTATTGACAATGGACAGAGATAG
- a CDS encoding agmatine deiminase family protein: MSTNNRRFPAEWEKQQGILLCFPHNGKDWPGKYEAIQWAFVEFIKKVATYEIVFLVVADENQKAKVNEMLEMAHVKISNVSFIIQKTNRSWMRDSGPIIVKNGTTREALNFNFNGWAKYKNINLDKHIPAKVGESLNIPVTQVMYKGKPVIVEGGAIDVNGKGTLLTSEECLMHPDIQVRNPNFTKEDYEAVFKEYLGVTNVIWLGDGIEGDDTHGHIDDLCRFVNEDTIVTIIELDPNDSNYKPLQDNLKRLQNAKLENGKSPIIVALPMPKRIDFDGLRLPASYANFLILNNCVLVPTFNDANDRNALNILAECFPDREIIGISAIDLIWGFGTLHCLSQQIPE, from the coding sequence ATGAGTACAAACAACAGAAGATTCCCAGCAGAATGGGAAAAACAACAAGGTATTTTATTGTGTTTTCCGCATAACGGGAAAGATTGGCCTGGAAAATATGAAGCTATACAATGGGCTTTTGTAGAATTCATCAAAAAAGTAGCCACTTACGAGATCGTTTTTTTGGTAGTTGCCGATGAAAACCAAAAAGCGAAAGTAAATGAAATGCTAGAAATGGCACATGTAAAAATTAGCAATGTTTCATTTATCATTCAGAAAACCAATCGCAGTTGGATGCGTGACTCTGGACCAATCATTGTAAAAAATGGTACCACAAGAGAAGCATTGAATTTTAACTTTAACGGTTGGGCCAAGTACAAAAACATCAATTTAGACAAACACATCCCTGCAAAAGTAGGTGAATCTCTAAATATTCCTGTTACACAAGTAATGTACAAAGGAAAACCTGTTATTGTAGAAGGCGGTGCTATTGATGTAAACGGAAAAGGAACATTACTAACATCAGAAGAATGCTTGATGCATCCTGATATTCAGGTAAGGAATCCTAATTTCACCAAAGAAGATTACGAAGCCGTTTTCAAAGAATATCTTGGAGTAACCAATGTGATTTGGTTAGGCGACGGAATTGAAGGCGATGATACTCACGGACACATCGATGATTTATGCCGATTTGTAAATGAAGACACAATTGTTACCATAATCGAATTAGATCCAAACGACAGCAACTACAAACCGTTACAAGATAACTTGAAACGATTGCAAAATGCTAAACTAGAAAACGGAAAATCACCAATTATTGTAGCATTACCAATGCCAAAACGCATAGATTTTGATGGCTTACGTTTACCTGCCAGTTATGCTAATTTCTTAATATTAAACAACTGTGTTTTGGTTCCGACGTTTAATGACGCCAATGACAGAAATGCATTAAATATTTTGGCAGAATGCTTCCCTGATAGAGAAATTATCGGGATAAGTGCCATAGATTTAATTTGGGGATTTGGGACCTTACATTGCTTGAGCCAACAAATTCCAGAATAA
- the lgt gene encoding prolipoprotein diacylglyceryl transferase — protein MIALYINWDFDSEIINIYGFPLKYYGLLFACGLLLSMYILKGIFRRENLKDSAHEALFIYGIVGIFVGARLGHCLFYDFDYYSKNLLEIILPIKKTLNGEYKFIGFAGLASHGGTVGLIISLYLYSKKYEIKYLKILDLIAIVAPLGATFIRLANLMNSEMIGNPTTMPWAFIFSRIDNIPRHPAQLYEAISYLIIFIIVFTIYKTKNIKLGNGFLFGLTIILIFTMRILIEFVKINQVEFENGMKLNMGQILSIPFIIIGIYFMGKNLMRKETK, from the coding sequence ATGATTGCATTATACATAAATTGGGATTTTGACTCTGAAATAATAAACATTTATGGTTTTCCATTAAAATATTACGGACTTTTATTTGCTTGTGGTTTACTTTTAAGTATGTACATTCTAAAAGGAATTTTTAGAAGAGAAAACTTAAAAGATAGTGCGCACGAAGCATTGTTCATTTACGGAATAGTTGGAATTTTTGTTGGAGCGAGATTAGGGCATTGTTTATTTTATGATTTTGATTACTATTCAAAAAATCTATTAGAAATTATTTTACCTATTAAGAAAACTCTAAATGGAGAATACAAATTTATTGGCTTTGCGGGTTTAGCAAGTCACGGAGGTACAGTTGGGTTGATTATTTCACTTTATCTATATTCAAAAAAATACGAAATAAAATATCTTAAAATACTTGATTTAATTGCAATTGTTGCGCCATTGGGAGCAACATTTATAAGGCTTGCGAACTTAATGAACTCTGAAATGATTGGTAATCCGACTACAATGCCTTGGGCATTTATTTTTAGTCGTATTGACAATATACCAAGACATCCAGCCCAGCTTTACGAAGCTATTTCGTATTTAATAATTTTCATTATAGTTTTCACTATTTACAAAACTAAAAACATAAAGCTAGGAAATGGTTTTTTGTTTGGTTTAACAATAATTTTAATTTTCACAATGAGAATTTTAATTGAGTTTGTAAAAATAAATCAAGTGGAATTTGAAAATGGAATGAAATTAAATATGGGACAAATATTGAGTATTCCATTTATAATAATCGGAATATATTTTATGGGAAAGAATTTAATGAGAAAAGAAACTAAATAA
- a CDS encoding serine hydrolase domain-containing protein — translation MKKTHQITKSRLFLIVILLPTIIFGQKNISTYLEKYMQAQVDLNNFSGTVIVLKNGSVLLKKAYGFADYEWNIKNTIDTKFQLASVTKQFTATAILQLVEKRKLSLNDKLSQFFPDYPKADSVTIHMLLSHSSGLAMGFKEIATSSISADSAYNEIKKMPYEFSPGTKTAYSNIGYYLLAKIIEKVSGEKYADYLNKHIFEKVGMKNSGVITNEILIPKKAKNYILEDNKYINNPYINWKINIGHDGVYSTVEDLALWDKALYGTTILSAKMKKLMFTPYSKENWGYGFIINPFYNHGHQLIAHDGGFFGAMTSLNRFTDDNLFVTVLSNNESSSYIIAYGLSAIALQMEVELPYKHYQTKIDNSIYDKYTGKYGEIEIIKIGEKIYYNNSEMELLPESQTKFFRADNNDRTIEFIQDKSGVYNSIILTKGGVKEIVMKNNQ, via the coding sequence ATGAAAAAAACACATCAAATAACTAAATCGAGACTATTTTTAATAGTCATTCTTCTTCCAACAATAATTTTTGGGCAAAAAAACATATCAACTTATCTTGAAAAATACATGCAGGCACAAGTTGACTTGAATAATTTTAGTGGAACAGTTATTGTCTTAAAAAATGGTTCTGTATTATTAAAAAAGGCTTATGGTTTTGCAGATTATGAATGGAATATTAAAAATACAATTGATACAAAATTTCAGTTGGCTTCTGTCACTAAACAATTTACGGCTACTGCAATTCTTCAATTAGTAGAAAAGAGAAAACTCTCGCTTAATGATAAGCTTAGTCAGTTCTTTCCAGATTATCCAAAAGCAGATAGCGTCACAATTCACATGTTATTATCACATTCTTCAGGCCTTGCAATGGGTTTTAAAGAAATAGCAACAAGTAGTATATCTGCTGATTCAGCATACAATGAAATTAAAAAAATGCCTTATGAATTTTCGCCAGGCACAAAAACGGCATACAGCAATATTGGTTATTATTTATTAGCAAAAATTATAGAAAAAGTTTCAGGAGAAAAGTACGCCGATTATTTAAACAAACATATATTTGAAAAAGTGGGAATGAAAAACTCTGGAGTGATTACCAACGAAATCCTGATTCCTAAAAAGGCTAAAAATTATATTTTAGAAGATAATAAATACATAAACAACCCTTATATAAATTGGAAAATCAATATTGGACATGATGGAGTCTATTCTACCGTTGAAGATTTAGCCTTATGGGATAAAGCACTTTATGGAACAACAATTTTGTCCGCAAAAATGAAAAAACTAATGTTTACGCCCTATAGTAAAGAAAATTGGGGTTATGGTTTTATCATTAATCCATTTTATAATCATGGGCATCAACTTATTGCTCATGACGGTGGTTTTTTTGGAGCAATGACCTCACTCAACCGATTTACAGATGATAACCTTTTTGTAACAGTACTTTCTAATAACGAATCATCTTCATATATAATTGCTTATGGGCTTTCTGCAATTGCCTTACAAATGGAGGTAGAACTTCCATACAAGCATTATCAAACTAAAATAGACAATTCCATTTATGATAAATATACAGGCAAGTATGGAGAAATTGAAATAATCAAAATTGGAGAAAAAATATATTATAACAATTCAGAAATGGAACTTTTGCCTGAATCACAAACAAAATTTTTTAGAGCCGACAATAATGACCGGACAATAGAATTTATACAAGACAAATCAGGTGTTTACAATTCAATAATTTTGACAAAAGGAGGCGTAAAAGAAATTGTAATGAAAAATAATCAATAA
- a CDS encoding AraC family transcriptional regulator, producing the protein MIENKDTYTNFRIAVPTEYEDVFSHFYYAENISSDTVFKTLLPSFQTILIFNFGAKSILHSKNNTEIIIDKCLVLGPIKQAFDYSLPPNSQILVANFKDDAFYRFFGNASVAEHLPINPDDLLDENCFTALWTELNKSNDINHRVDYILEFCKPYLKHRNIIAEKLANFNDANLNPIKSVASQQNQTERNIQLNHKKHLGYSSKEINRYQRFLKAIKLIQDIASTSTKIDWFEIINKCGYYDQSQLIHDFKYYIKMSPTKYLKFQQEICIANAE; encoded by the coding sequence ATGATAGAAAACAAAGATACATATACCAACTTTAGAATAGCAGTTCCTACAGAGTATGAAGACGTTTTTTCTCATTTCTATTATGCTGAAAACATTTCATCTGACACAGTATTCAAAACATTGTTGCCTTCTTTTCAAACCATTTTGATATTTAATTTTGGAGCAAAATCCATACTTCACTCTAAAAACAATACTGAAATAATTATTGATAAATGCCTTGTGTTAGGACCTATAAAACAGGCCTTTGATTATTCTTTGCCGCCAAATTCCCAAATTTTGGTGGCAAATTTTAAAGATGATGCTTTTTACCGTTTTTTCGGTAACGCATCGGTTGCTGAACATTTGCCTATAAATCCAGACGATTTATTAGATGAAAATTGTTTTACCGCTTTGTGGACAGAACTAAACAAAAGTAATGATATAAACCATCGTGTAGATTATATACTTGAGTTTTGCAAGCCTTACTTAAAACACCGAAATATAATTGCTGAAAAGTTAGCAAACTTTAATGATGCAAACTTAAACCCTATTAAATCAGTAGCAAGCCAACAAAACCAAACCGAAAGAAATATCCAACTCAATCATAAGAAACATTTAGGATACTCCTCCAAAGAAATCAATCGCTATCAACGATTTTTGAAAGCCATTAAACTTATTCAAGACATTGCTTCGACATCCACTAAAATTGACTGGTTCGAAATCATAAACAAATGCGGCTATTACGACCAAAGTCAACTCATTCATGATTTTAAATACTACATCAAAATGAGTCCTACGAAGTATCTAAAATTTCAACAAGAAATTTGTATTGCAAACGCTGAATAA
- a CDS encoding NAD(P)H-dependent oxidoreductase, which yields MKHLIIYAHPNDGSLNHHLMQTAVESFQNKNHEIEVRDLYQLNFNPTLTLDDMKGQRMGKVADDVKQEQDYISWADHITFIYPIWWTGMPAIMKGFIDRVFSYGFAYRYDQGVQKGLLTGKQTTIINTHGKSQAEYESIGMNKALSLISDKGIFSYCGLEINQHFFFDKADKANSEAIEEWTSQIKTLFSK from the coding sequence ATGAAACATTTAATAATTTATGCTCACCCAAATGATGGAAGTTTAAACCATCACCTAATGCAAACTGCTGTAGAAAGTTTTCAAAACAAAAATCACGAAATTGAAGTAAGAGATTTGTATCAACTCAATTTTAATCCAACACTTACATTGGATGACATGAAAGGGCAGCGAATGGGAAAAGTTGCAGACGATGTAAAACAAGAACAAGATTATATTTCGTGGGCAGACCATATCACTTTCATCTACCCTATCTGGTGGACAGGAATGCCAGCAATAATGAAAGGATTTATTGATCGCGTTTTTAGCTATGGTTTTGCATATCGTTATGATCAGGGCGTTCAAAAAGGTTTACTTACTGGTAAACAAACCACTATTATCAACACTCACGGAAAATCTCAAGCCGAATACGAAAGTATTGGAATGAACAAGGCTCTTTCTTTAATATCTGATAAGGGTATTTTCTCATATTGCGGGCTTGAAATCAATCAGCATTTCTTTTTTGACAAAGCGGACAAAGCCAATTCAGAGGCAATTGAAGAATGGACAAGCCAAATAAAAACTCTTTTTTCAAAATAA
- a CDS encoding ABC transporter ATP-binding protein has product MKILYTYIKEHKTLLFLALFLAAINQCFSLCDSIIIGKLLNQCGVGVASFKNNLSDFIKAVSGWLALSLGAAMMSRIAKNFQDYFTNIIIQRTGAKMYTDGIQKALELPFQDFEDQRSGETLGRLQKVKIDCEKFITLAISLVFQTLIGIVFVMGYAINIHWLLGPIILATVPVIAFISSFLGTKIKKVSKEILLETTALAGATTESLRNIELVKSLGLTEQEVNRLNSTTIKILGLELKKVRFIRSLSFVQGTTVHFMRTSLVFALYMFIFQGIIKPGDLITLLFFSFFLFNPLQELGNVIATYNETKVSMDNFSDLMNAKREEKPMHPKTIGSINDLRFSNISFKHQTATGYAVKGISFEAKAGETIAFVGPSGSGKTTLVKMLVGLYTPEDGAIFYNNINAKDIDITELRQQLGFVTQDSQLFSGTIKDNLLFVKPDATDEEINDVLQKSACQNLLARAENGLNTTIGEGGIKVSGGEKQRLSIARALLRNPRLLLFDEATSALDSITEEEITQTIRSISSKQDQITVLIAHRLSTIMHADRIYVLEQGRVIEQGKHYDLLDEKGLYYAMWRQQIGERKMVV; this is encoded by the coding sequence ATGAAAATACTATATACCTATATTAAAGAGCACAAAACTTTATTATTTTTGGCTCTATTTTTAGCAGCAATTAACCAATGTTTTTCTTTATGCGACTCTATTATTATTGGGAAATTGTTGAACCAATGTGGTGTTGGGGTGGCAAGTTTCAAGAATAATTTATCCGATTTTATCAAAGCAGTTTCGGGCTGGTTGGCTTTATCTTTAGGAGCCGCAATGATGTCAAGAATAGCTAAAAATTTCCAAGATTACTTTACCAACATTATCATTCAACGAACAGGGGCTAAAATGTATACTGATGGTATTCAGAAAGCACTTGAATTGCCTTTTCAGGATTTTGAAGATCAACGAAGCGGTGAAACCTTAGGGAGACTTCAGAAAGTAAAAATAGATTGCGAAAAGTTCATCACCTTGGCCATTTCGTTAGTTTTTCAAACGCTTATCGGAATTGTATTTGTGATGGGGTATGCCATTAATATCCATTGGTTACTTGGCCCAATTATTTTGGCAACAGTTCCTGTTATTGCTTTTATCAGTTCATTTTTGGGCACCAAAATCAAAAAAGTATCTAAGGAAATTCTTTTGGAAACAACTGCTTTGGCTGGTGCAACAACCGAATCGTTGCGCAATATTGAGTTAGTGAAAAGTTTAGGATTAACTGAGCAGGAAGTGAATCGCTTGAACAGTACGACTATAAAAATATTAGGATTAGAGCTAAAGAAAGTACGATTTATTCGTTCTTTGAGTTTTGTTCAAGGGACAACGGTTCATTTTATGAGAACAAGTTTAGTCTTTGCATTATACATGTTTATTTTTCAAGGAATCATTAAGCCTGGTGATTTGATTACGTTGCTATTTTTCTCTTTCTTTTTGTTTAATCCTTTGCAAGAACTGGGGAATGTTATAGCAACTTATAATGAAACAAAAGTTTCGATGGATAATTTTAGTGATTTGATGAATGCCAAACGTGAGGAGAAACCAATGCATCCCAAAACAATTGGCTCTATCAATGATTTAAGGTTTTCTAACATTTCTTTCAAACATCAAACAGCCACTGGTTATGCTGTAAAAGGAATCTCTTTTGAGGCCAAAGCTGGAGAAACAATTGCTTTTGTTGGACCATCAGGAAGTGGTAAAACAACTTTGGTGAAAATGTTGGTTGGGTTATATACTCCCGAAGATGGCGCTATTTTTTACAATAATATAAATGCCAAAGACATTGATATAACCGAATTGAGACAACAATTAGGGTTTGTGACCCAAGATTCGCAATTGTTCTCAGGAACTATAAAAGACAATTTATTGTTTGTAAAGCCTGATGCAACTGATGAAGAAATAAATGATGTATTGCAAAAATCTGCCTGTCAAAATTTATTGGCGCGTGCCGAAAATGGGTTGAATACCACTATTGGTGAAGGTGGTATTAAAGTATCGGGCGGAGAAAAACAGCGATTATCTATTGCAAGAGCACTGTTAAGAAATCCAAGATTACTGTTATTTGATGAAGCAACCTCGGCTCTTGACTCTATTACAGAAGAAGAAATCACACAAACCATTCGAAGCATATCATCTAAGCAAGACCAAATTACGGTATTAATAGCCCATCGTTTGTCTACCATTATGCATGCTGACAGAATATATGTATTAGAACAAGGTAGAGTTATTGAACAAGGAAAACACTACGATTTATTGGACGAGAAAGGACTGTATTACGCCATGTGGAGACAACAGATTGGTGAACGTAAAATGGTGGTGTAA
- a CDS encoding GH25 family lysozyme yields MSTNTTESNNLSVYGIDISKYQGNEINQLNKQTDPLTFVICKATEGVTYTDPDFSTNWSTIHSKGYVRGAYHFYHCDDSPEQQVEHYLTVIGTLSATDFPPIVDFEELSIDQGINKASIQPNLLQFLTLLEQKTGRKPLLYTDNNTANTYLTDTAFANYNLWIADYNSTLTLPTVWESKTWTFWQKTENYSLHENTNDYDLFNGDNAAFIKFIQSS; encoded by the coding sequence ATGAGTACAAACACAACCGAATCCAATAATTTAAGCGTATACGGAATTGACATCTCAAAATACCAAGGAAATGAGATCAATCAGCTTAACAAACAAACTGACCCACTCACTTTTGTAATCTGTAAAGCCACAGAAGGTGTTACGTATACTGATCCTGATTTCAGCACAAATTGGTCAACAATACATTCAAAAGGGTACGTAAGAGGTGCCTATCATTTTTATCATTGTGACGATAGTCCTGAGCAACAAGTAGAACATTATCTAACGGTTATAGGAACGCTTTCAGCTACTGACTTCCCTCCTATTGTAGATTTTGAAGAACTCAGCATCGATCAAGGAATCAATAAAGCAAGCATTCAACCCAATTTATTGCAATTCCTAACTCTTTTGGAACAAAAAACAGGGAGGAAACCACTTTTATATACTGATAATAATACTGCAAACACCTATCTGACTGATACTGCTTTTGCTAATTATAATTTATGGATAGCCGATTACAATTCGACCTTAACATTACCTACTGTTTGGGAATCCAAAACTTGGACTTTTTGGCAAAAAACAGAAAACTATAGTCTTCACGAGAATACCAATGATTATGATCTTTTCAATGGTGATAACGCTGCTTTTATCAAATTCATTCAATCCAGTTAG
- a CDS encoding DUF4199 domain-containing protein produces the protein MKNNIFKNGIFGGIIAAIVMSSMVFYMKNNPGQEPNSIIGFTCMLLAFVSIIIGIKQERSTNNGTITFGRAFFTGLKISFVISTIYVLTWLVIYYNFFPDFMEKYSEMVIKNTPSEELATKTVEINQMKEWYKNPLMIILLTYLEIFPLGILISLIAALFLKKK, from the coding sequence ATGAAAAACAACATCTTCAAAAACGGAATTTTTGGCGGTATAATTGCTGCAATAGTCATGTCCTCGATGGTATTTTATATGAAAAACAATCCTGGACAAGAACCCAATTCAATTATAGGTTTTACCTGTATGCTTTTGGCATTTGTTTCCATAATAATAGGTATCAAACAAGAACGTAGTACAAATAACGGTACAATCACCTTTGGGAGAGCATTCTTTACAGGCTTGAAAATTTCATTCGTTATATCAACAATATATGTTTTGACCTGGCTTGTTATTTATTATAACTTTTTCCCTGATTTTATGGAAAAATATAGTGAAATGGTCATAAAAAACACCCCATCCGAAGAGCTAGCCACAAAAACTGTTGAAATAAACCAAATGAAAGAATGGTATAAAAATCCATTGATGATAATTTTGCTGACTTATTTGGAAATTTTTCCTCTAGGAATTCTAATTTCATTAATAGCTGCTTTATTTTTAAAGAAAAAATAA
- a CDS encoding DUF808 domain-containing protein — protein sequence MASGFFVLLDDIAAIMDDVAAMSKIAAKKTAGILGDDLAVNAEKASGFISSREIPVLWAIAKGSFINKLIILPIAFLLSAFFPLAIIIILVLGGLFLAYEGAEKVYEYFFPHSHSKAETTMVTLTETEILTLEKEKIKSAIVTDFILSVEIVIIALGTVIGQPILSQIVVVSFIALIATIGVYGIVAIIVRMDEMGFKLIELSSNERSISKTIGNLLVQALPKVIKSLAVIGTIALILVAGGIFVHNIDFLHHILPQLPSTVKEFGIGLIIGGIVLAIVNLFKKIIVKK from the coding sequence ATGGCATCAGGTTTTTTCGTACTATTAGATGATATAGCAGCAATTATGGATGATGTTGCGGCAATGAGCAAAATTGCAGCAAAAAAAACAGCAGGTATTTTAGGTGATGATTTAGCCGTAAATGCCGAAAAAGCTTCGGGGTTTATTTCCTCAAGAGAAATTCCGGTATTATGGGCAATTGCAAAAGGTTCCTTTATCAATAAACTAATTATTTTGCCAATAGCTTTTTTACTAAGCGCTTTTTTTCCTTTGGCAATTATAATAATCTTAGTACTTGGAGGGCTTTTTCTGGCTTATGAAGGTGCCGAAAAAGTATACGAATATTTTTTCCCTCACTCCCATTCAAAAGCCGAAACCACAATGGTCACTTTAACAGAAACCGAAATCTTGACTCTTGAAAAAGAAAAAATAAAATCAGCTATAGTTACTGATTTTATTTTATCGGTAGAGATAGTAATTATTGCTCTGGGAACAGTAATTGGCCAGCCTATCCTATCACAAATTGTTGTTGTTTCCTTTATTGCATTAATAGCAACCATTGGTGTGTATGGCATTGTAGCCATTATTGTAAGAATGGATGAAATGGGTTTTAAGCTTATTGAATTAAGTAGTAACGAACGTAGTATATCTAAAACTATTGGAAACCTGCTGGTACAAGCGTTACCAAAAGTCATAAAGAGCTTAGCCGTTATTGGTACAATCGCATTAATTCTTGTAGCAGGTGGGATATTTGTACATAATATTGATTTCTTACATCATATATTACCTCAACTTCCTTCTACAGTAAAAGAATTTGGTATTGGGCTAATAATTGGGGGAATTGTTCTTGCTATTGTAAACCTATTCAAAAAGATAATTGTAAAAAAGTAA